The genomic interval TCCTTGGCCACAACATCCCCAACAACACCCAACAATCTCTCACCCAAGACCCATTATCGACGGTCACCAATGTTCACGTCAATGATGCCGTTGAGATGCGTGGAGAGCACAACAGTGATGACCTCGGCCGGcctctctagctagctagatataGCCCCTACATGATCCTTATTTTCACCCCACCAATCCTCCTTAATTGCGAAATTTCGGTgatgtttagttgccaaaattttttgataaaaatattctccttatttagatgtccaaaaattcgatataatgtttttaaaaaaaagttagaaactaaacaaggccttcgTCGCTTTCCTCCTCAGCGTCACGGAGCACGTAGCCTCCATCAAGCTCGTTCCCTCTCCACACTTGCCTTCTCCATCGGTTCCAGCTTCTCCCAGCCGGCCGCTATCGAGCTTATTCCTCAATCGTCGCTACCACATTTGTTGGGAAGTGAGAAGAGAGGCTCGGCGCCAAGGGAGAGGCAGCAGATAGGGTGAGGCTAGGGATCGAGAGTGATGAAGAGGGGAAATGTAAGAGGGGGTGGGATTTTATATTGATTATTGTATTTTAGGGTCGTTGATGTAAAATTATCGGGCTTCCATATATTAGGACTGCAATAGAAAGTGCCAGTAcgtaacaataaaattaaattgaagcCACGTTTCATTGTAGGAAAAACTCACTTTAGCCTCAGCCGACATGGTAGCCTAATGACATATGAGTCCACTCCTAGCAATATTGTCCTACATTTCTAATGCCGCCCTAACCAATAGTTATAACATGGTTCATGTGTAGTACATGAAAAAGATGAAAGAGaacaaataaaagtgaagtaataGAGCAGATGATGACACACATTAACAAGGcagcttaaaaaaaaaactttaatttgtAGTAGATCAACAGAATACAGCAAAACACATCGACGAACACGTAACCTGCAGCGCTACTCGACCTCGATGTAGACCTCCTACGGATAGTAGTACTACATCACAAGATACCTACCTAGTCGACCaaatactagtactagtagtatatactTATATGGCGCAACGCAATTCCATCTggctttgcatgcatgcatgcgtacgTACTCCTACTCCTATAGAAGCTGGGGTTGCTGCTGGGCCCCTCCATGCATCAGGCCGCcctgctgcgccgccgcggagaaCTCCGGCCACatggcaccgccgccgcctgccgccacCGGCTTCCATGCCTCCACGTTACTGCTGCCGTCAAACAGCCCGGTTGGCCAGAGCAGAGGCgaggacgtcgtcgtcgttgttgCTCCTACGCCGCCCCTGCTGGACAGGGCGCCGAGGCAGGCAGCcacttcgccgccggcgccgctgacGTGAGCCCCCGGGCCTGGCAGGCCGAGGCCGAGGTCGAAGCCGGCGCGTCCCTCCAgcagcggcgccgcgccgagcgCGAACAGCGAGCCGAGCAGTCCCGCGGCCGCCTGCGGCGAGTGAggcgccggggcggcggcggcggcgaagtggacgagcggcggcgcgcggcgcaccGCCGGGCGCGGGCGCTTGCGGGTGGAGCCGCCGATGGGGACGTTGCGGAGCGAGCCCCCGAGCGTCCAGTAGCGGCGGCAGGCGCGGCAGAAGTGCCGCGGCTGCGACGTGTTGTAGTTGTTGTAGTAGCAGAACTTGGTGTCGTGCGACGCGCACCGCGGGCactgctccctccctcctcctccgccgccggctgccggaGCCGGAAGCGGCTGCAGGAAGGCCTGCATGtccgtcatcgccgtcgcggcAGCAGCAACGTCGTGCTTGAAGCAGCCGGGAGGCAGCTGGAGCGCtcccgccgccatggccggcagctgctgctgcaacaGCGCGGCTTCCATGACCTGTCCCGGCATGATTTACACAGCTCAGGGGATGATCAGCTAGCACGCACCTGGATGAGGATATATGAATGGATCTGGATGAGCATTGCatgggtgtatatatatacaggcGTGGCCGCCATGGCCGACTGGAGAGATCGATGCTTGCTCGCCTTGCCCCTGGCACGATGAGCAGAGGTGATGTAGGTGATGGTACGGAGGGTGACACAACACAAGGCTGGCGAGAAGGGTGCAGGGTCGTCAGACAAGAGAGAATGGGCCTGGCTGACTGCACTGCACCTGCCTCCCACTCTAGTAGTAGTATTGTGCAGTAGCTTTCTTTGCAGAGCAAGGAATCATGGTAGGTTACTGTACTACCTTCTCTGAATGCTGAGGTGTACAAGTAGGAGTTGTATTCCATGACATTTTGATAATTAGAACCTTTTACTTACGAACGGGCGTACAGCTTAGCGGTTCTTATAAGGTCCTAGTAGTATCTAAGCTTCTGGGTTTAACTTCTCGTTAGAGCGAATTTTTCAAGATTTTAACGGCTTTTTGCTTTCAGTGGGAGATGACATGCCCGTCGACAATGAGGCGTCCGTAGCGACTTCGGGGTTTCTCTAGATTTGCCGGCTAGTCTTCGGAGGTGCTCATAGGAGGTTTTGCGTGCGTATGTTCTTAGGAGAGAGTATATGTGTTATGAGCGTCTGTGTTGTACCGtgttctctaaaaaaaatgaaccttTTACAGAGCCTTTTCTTCAAATAGAGCGTACCAAAAACTATAACTGAAAACTTGACTCGAACTCAGTTCCAGGCCACTGGCATCCTGTGTGGGCATTCGGTCAGTTtgcttatttttgtttggttaggTCGGTTTTTGGGAAATTTTGGTTATCAAAAAGTTAAGACCAAAATTAGTTTGAAAAAGCTAGGGCTGGACAATTTTGTTtcggttaattttttttaagtttcaaTTATGAACGAAATTTGTTAGTTTGaggttgcaaaaaaattttaggaattaaaaaaattggcaacatctttcctctttctttatttctttgatAGTTCATTAACCGAAGATGACATTAAGTTCCAAATTTATCTCCAAACATAGTATCATAGTTGCATAATTTGATTGGTTTTATGGGCTATTTATATTAATTCGAGTTTTTGTATAATTTATCCCAAACATAGTATCAGAGCTAGCTGATAATCTGTCGAGAGAATGGGAGAGGGAAGGGGGAAGAAGATGAGCCCCCTAAGCTAAAACTGGATTTGGCCTGGGCGGAAAGACTTTGAATCGGAGGGCTAGGGACCTTGGAGCTGTGATTGTGATTCATTTTTCACTATAGTTTTTTAGCAAGATCTATTTGAGAGAAAAATCTTTACAAAAGGATCAAAACGACAAAAGTTCTGGTAGTATACTGTCCCTGTGTATATACATGCAAGATGACAATTCTCGCAATGACCATGGCATTTGGATGTATACGCACCCTCATATATGGCAGTAATGTTCTTTTACTGTGGAACTACGGTGTCTGCGTGATGCCTGTTGCGGTTTTAGTTACTGTACAagtagtagcagtagtagtacaGAGTTAAATTGATCAGATAAGACAAGGTGAAAGCATGTTTGTCGTGTGAGGATCGGGGGAGGAGAGTCGCAAAAACAGAATGGTTGCATGTGACGAAAACCTAGGGAAGCGAGCGGGCAGAGGACAAGGGTGGGCGGACCGAGGAGGGGGCAAATAGGCGCCTACACACTGACGCCGGCCTCAGATGATGTGTTCCTGTCACTCGCTGCTGCGCCATGGCTGCCGTCTCCCACAGCGCTACCCAATCCTCGTCAGCAgcagctactactactacacctGTGGGGGTCGTCTCGTTCGCTCGCTTGCTTGCTGGCAGGCAAGCCGGCATGGACCAGCGCCGCGGCAGCCTTTgacgaggggggggggggggggaccgACCGATCCCGCCCGCGGcccacgccacgccacgccgtGACAAGGGATCGAGCCAACGGGAGCCCAGCGTGCCGCCTGACCTTAAgctacgacgacgacgacggccgcggcCAGCCGGCGCGGACTCCAAGGACGCCGGCCACCGCGTACGTACAGGTGGTGGACACTGTGTGTATGTGGAGATGGTTCGTTCTGGCGACGCGGAGAAGCGTGGTCCGGCCGCGCCTGAGCTGTGACGCGGACAAGAAGGTCTTCCAGCGCCCAGCCGGCCGGCACGCCGCAACCggtcggggcggcgcggcgtgctCTGCATTGGGGCCTTGCGCTTGGAGCAAACCTAGCTGCGCCTATCGTATCGCACCCGTAGGTCCCGTCCAGCACACCGTACGCGCGTATGCGGGGGGCTCTAATTAACCTTCGTTTACTTACACATATCTAACATCACTTTACATTATACtaacaaaattttttgtaaatctTAATACTTGATAATCCTTTATTATTACACAGTTTAAGCTAAACCAttccgatttttttaattctgaaGGCTAACAATAAATCAACTCTTTTACAATGTTTCATATTACCTTTATGGCCGGTAACAATAAATCATGGCCCTTGATTTACTATTTACTCTGtctattgataaatatatatttcagttcgtaattaataatatataaaagcaacaaaagaaacaaattaatgCCCACAATTACTCTTCAATCATATAAGGAATGTACGAAATAATTTGTATACAGTGTTTCTTACAAAGCAAAAAAGTGTACAAAATAGtttggtagaaaaaaaaatgaacatttGACATCTCAAGTCTTGATGCGACATAGAACAGCAAAATCAGTTTTATATCTCAAACCTTTAGTTTTTGAACATTTAATCATACGTattatggatatatatatagagaaagaCTAATGCGTACACCCACTAAGTTATTCTACACCCCACCCTTCTAAGGCCCAAAAACCATCTCCACCTCATTTAAAGCCTGGTCAAAGGGTTAATCTCGTGGATCAACCCTTTTATGGGCTTCCTCTAACGTCTATCTAAGCTCATCTTTTGTCTCACATGAATTGTGCAGTAAtatgacaataaaaatacagtaacatgacGATTAATttacagtaacaacgtcgaaacatatAGAGCTCTACTTTTTAAGAAcactttttttcaaataatatggtgcaaaagttcttaaaaaataatatatgaggtgagagataaagttatttaaagttcgaaatcttaaaaatatctataagtgcAGTAATGATGCGTCTTCTATGCAGTAATAatatgttgctataaaatatatatatattgttactgcacaattgcagtaacgtcgtgataAAAGTGCAGTAAGATCGCGGTATACGTGTAGTAACATGTACGTGTTGCACAGTTGCAGCAACGTCGTGATATGAATAGAACAATATCACAatagaagtacagtaacatcatgactGTATATTGTTGCTATAGTACGactaatgcatgtgagagagctaaaaatattgtatttccaatttttagagagcaatatctcatgtgttttatattattttttaaaaccgttttcaccacattggttaaaaaaatatgatttaaaaaactagatctaTCATGACTATagttgttactgtattttataaggcatgttattatatttttgcctTCGTGATACTACACTTTTAAAAACTAGATCCATCATGACTATAGTTGTTACTACattttataaggcatgttactatatttttgtctTCGTGATACTGTACTTTTCAGATAGATGGGAGTTGGCAAAGGTGGGGTATGGAGGAAGGTCAAATGATGGGTTTGACCGGCGGTAGACAACTTTGACCAGGCTAGAAGAGGGGTTTTGGGCCTTTAGAAGGGGTAGAACAGGGTTTTGGCCTTATGAGGAAGGGAGtcatagaatagcttattctaggaggggtgcacatattagttttgctatatattatatatatatgtatatatatatatattatatatagaaaaattagatcctactaccaggtgtaacTATTCCCTTCATGTCTAAGGTGTAGAAAtactttcataactgtttctgctcccacccaacagaaagtatagacaccgctaaatctcatatgaatgatacaactatatgtatagagtttgtattttCTGTTAGAGGAGAACAGAAATATGTATGAAAGtatttctgcaccttagacgtgaagggagtagctacacctgataATAGGATATAggtttccatatatatatatatatatatatatatattgtgtgtgtgtgtgttgtggtatcaaatttatttgattatgCATTTTTTAGCATACACCTTTAAAACCCGTCTAggccatacatacatacacacacatacatgcatgcatgcatagtaCGTACTTGCTTGCTTGAAAAATGCTGTTTCGaatattaatttgaatttgaaaaattgCTTGCAAATACTTGTGTACggtaatttgaatttgatataCACTAAATACTCACTTTATAGGAAACATTGTTTTCATGGCAGGTTGatcaatttatttcttttttcatttgcTTTTGTTGCCGTCATCCATTGAattttagtcttaaattttAGGCAACTCATATGGGTTCTTGAATTTGTCCAATATGTACGAACCGTTGGTGCACTATAGATTGTTGCAAGTActcactctattttttttatttggctcGTTGTATTTGACTacatactaataaattattttgttataatttgatttattattaaaagaatttttaatattgacttataattttgtatatttgcataagacgaacggtcaaatgcaaatccaaaagtcaacgacattaaataaaaaaaatagccggagtaaaaaagataatttaaaagtttccCTCCAAAAAATTTGTTGCTAGTAGGAAAGAGAAGAATCTCTGCGTGTATCATACGGCTAGAAAATAGAAGGCTTGCCTTAAAAAAACGTCGCAAgtaagaaagaaaagagacatATGTAGGCCAGACAGGTAGAAAtgaaccaaaaattttatacaaaattgctttttatataataaatcatccctTCAATTTAGTATAATAAACACaagtttacaaattttaattgaaGTTTATATATACCAAA from Oryza brachyantha chromosome 3, ObraRS2, whole genome shotgun sequence carries:
- the LOC121054010 gene encoding dof zinc finger protein 3-like: MPGQVMEAALLQQQLPAMAAGALQLPPGCFKHDVAAAATAMTDMQAFLQPLPAPAAGGGGGGREQCPRCASHDTKFCYYNNYNTSQPRHFCRACRRYWTLGGSLRNVPIGGSTRKRPRPAVRRAPPLVHFAAAAAPAPHSPQAAAGLLGSLFALGAAPLLEGRAGFDLGLGLPGPGAHVSGAGGEVAACLGALSSRGGVGATTTTTSSPLLWPTGLFDGSSNVEAWKPVAAGGGGAMWPEFSAAAQQGGLMHGGAQQQPQLL